A single Xiphias gladius isolate SHS-SW01 ecotype Sanya breed wild chromosome 22, ASM1685928v1, whole genome shotgun sequence DNA region contains:
- the bola1 gene encoding bolA-like protein 1: MCLKNYKTQLLCLHFRLVLRNGSRDSTDFTCEVVSNHNFLMLPGVLSCIRPVSISPALSRPLAHFRAHMDPDPSRPVERAIRTKLTNRLKPDHLEIHNESHMHAVPPGSESHFRVLVVSSQFEGLPLIQRHRLVNEALKEELSSCIHALAIQAKTLEQWGSNPDLAKSPPCMGGSRGDRTVEEKLKAGRE, from the exons ATGTGCTTAAAAAACTACAAGACCCAGCTTTTGTGTTTACACTTCCGGCTAGTTTTGCGTAACGGTTCCAGAGACTCAACTGACTTTACCTGCGAG GTGGTCTCCAACCACAACTTCTTAATGCTGCCCGGTGTCCTCAGCTGTATTCGGCCTGTCTCCATCAGTCCTGCCCTAAGCCGACCTCTAGCCCACTTCAGAGCACACATGGACCCAGATCCCAGTCGGCCTGTTGAGAGGGCTATCAGAACCAAACTAACCAACAGACTCAAGCCGGACCACTTAGAGATCCACAATGAAAGCCATATGCACGCTGTGCCCCCTGGTTCTGAATCCCATTTCCGTGTCCTGGTAGTGAGCTCCCAGTTTGAGGGTCTGCCACTGATACAGCGCCACCGTCTGGTTAATGAGGCTTTGAAGGAGGAGTTGAGTAGCTGCATTCATGCACTGGCCATACAGGCAAAAACTCTTGAGCAGTGGGGGAGTAACCCCGACCTGGCTAAGAGCCCACCCTGCATGGGAGGATCGAGGGGGGATCGCACAgtggaggaaaaactgaaagctGGACGAGAATGA